CTTCGCGGAATAAGCGACCTTGCTCTGTAAGATTCCAGTAATCTTTACTAAATGGGTTCTTTACTGGCGGTGTACCTGGTGGGTTTGGTGGTGTTCTACCTGCTAATCCATCAGGTGTAAATAAGTAATCATCAGATGCTTTTAATGCTGTAAGTTGTTCGTCAAGTCCAAGTAATTTATCACCATCTAACTTTATAGCTTCTAAATTCAGATTCGCTCGAACAGCCTTAACATTTTTTGCCTTTGCATCACGCAACGCGCTATCTAATGCATGCTCAAAATCACGTTTTTGTAGCTCGGCTTCATGTTCTGCTTTTGTAGTTGCATTTTCTTGCTGTAAACGAGTGATTTCAGTTTGTAACTCTTCATTGCCTGCTGCCTTTGTCTGTAAAGTTTTTAACTGTGTATCACGTTCAGCAATAGTATCATTTGCTGTTTTAAGTTCCTGTATTTTGTCATCCAAACGCGATTTCGGCACCATCTGGCCATAACCTTCAATTACTTTATCTGCTTGTTCTTCATTTAAACCTAATGCAATTAAATCTTCTTTTTTCATGTGTTTATCCTCCTATTTCGCATTATCGTAGTACGCACGATAGGGTTAGAAACTTGTTCTTTAACGTCTGCAAGCTCGAAAAAGACGAAAAAGGCATAATAAAAAGCCGTCAGTGACGACTAGATTTCTTCGATATTTTCAGCCACGATTGCCATCGTAATGTCACTTTGGATATGCGACAACAGATATTGACGTTCACTTACATCAGCGCCAGCATAGCCAGTTAATACTTCTCCGTTAGAAGAATGTTCTGCAGCTAATGCTATGTTCTTGAGTTCACCGTTTTTAGCTAACTCAAGAACTTGTTCGATTACATCTACAATTTGGGCTTGTGGTGTGCTAATTCTTGTGATCTTCGCCATTTAATCAACTCTCTCCACTAAAATGTTTTCGCCACTCTTCATAACTCATAAACGGCACGGTAACAGAAGGTGGTTTTACTTGTTTGTACGCTTTGTTGAAAGCTTGCCTGTAAGTTAGCCCTAAGTCAGACATATAAGCATCAATACGAGCTGCTAATTTCTTTTGGTAAGTGTCATCCATATAGTCTTTGCCCCGCCTGTATTCAGGAAGCTTTCCATTAACCATAAAAATCGTATGGCAACGACATTGTATATCCATCGATGCAACACCCCAAAGTCTCGGAGCTTTCGATTTCCACTTACCATAGTGATAGTATCCATCTTTGTCTGCTTTCTGCCCGTCTAGCTTTCTATGAGACTTACGAACCCTTGTATCAAGTGAGGACATCCATATCTTTGTTAGTCGTGCTGTTTTACTTGCTTGTTCTTCTACAGCCAAATCAGCTTGTGACCTTACTCGGCCACCCTCTGTACGAGCAACAAGGATTGCTTTCTTCCTTGTCCATCCCATAGCATTTTCAATTCTAATAGCCATATCTGTGTAACTTTCACCAGCTTGTAAACTCTGCGCTATCTCGATGTTTAACCGCCTGATAATTTCATCCCGATGATCTTCAAATATCTTTGGAAGTGTTAAAAACTCAACTGGATTTGTTAACGCTGCTTGAATCACTTCAACGGAAGGTATTTTAAAGCCCATTTCTTCACCTGTAGACTGCTGCAATAAATATGCCATCATCAGATAACGCTCAATATACAAACGTTCCTCCGACTCTCGTATGAGTTTTATGATTGCTTTATAGTCAGCATTGAGCTGTTGGGCTATAAGCTTCATTTCTTGATTGAAACGATTGTACTTATTAACATCAGTCCAAGTAGCTTGACCGTTCTTACCAAACTTGCGATGCATCTCTAACATTTGAGCAAGTATCGACTTTAAACGCTTGTTAAAGACCACTTCAATGTCTTTCTCAGCCTTCGATTCCAACTCATCTAGGATTTTATTAATCTCTTGTTGATTCATGTTTCATCCTCTGCATCTTCATCCAATGGCTCTAAATCTTTACCATACAATTTCTCTTCACGTGCCATTCGTTCTTCTTCTTGAGCAGCATCTTTCACCCAAGGATGATTTTCACGAATTGTTGCCTTTGAAATGATACCGTCACTGTTACGTGCCATTTGAATGATTTCAGCTTCGTTAGTAAGAAGAAGTTTATTAAAAGTAAATGTCACGTCACGAGAATCAAATTGACCCTTCTTAGCAAGCTCACAATATGTTTGAATGAACCACATAAATTCACGCAATGACAATGTAGCTTTACGTTCAAACATTGATGCTTTCATGTCTAACAAAGAGTATAAATTCTCCAATGCCACTCCCGAAGGTGCATTTCCAATTATATCTGGTGAAGGGTTAACCCCTTGCCCGAACATAAAGACATTCTCTTTTAGTGTATCGCTCTGCGTCTTGTAAGCTTCAACTGGAACTTCTGCACGAATTGTATCAATACCACCGTTATCGTCTAAATTGACTGCTTTGTAACGTTTGAGGTTTAGCATAAATTCTGCCAAAGACTCACCTTCATACCCTCGTAAAGCAAAAATAAGTGCCTGCATATCCAGTAGCGTGTTTTGTGCATCTGACACAAGCAAGTCGTAATTATCAACAATCTCTTTATAAAAATGCAGATCACTTAATTCCTCATCGTTGTTCGAAAAACAAATAAACGGAACCTTTCCCCAACCCATTCCTGAAACACCTTCAGCATCAGTAAAATGCGGAGCTGGATTCACTTCAACATTTGCATCCAATGTTAATTCACCATTTATCATTTCGTAGTAAGTAACAGTTTCATCATTATATACTTCGAATTTAATAATTTTTTCACTCAATGGATAAAATCGAATGCCAACTATTAACCTCTTGCGTTTACTGTAATCATAAATAGGAATAAAGTTTTCGGCAGGCACAACCATGTAATCGAAATCGCCATCTTCATTCACAAACACATGCAGCCATTCTTTGCCCTTATTACTAGCGCCTTTGACAATCTCTGTGATTGTATCCTCCCACTGCTCTCCGATGATTTCCTCTAGCAATTTTAGCTGTTGTTTATTATCACTTTTACTACCAAACACCATTGGCTCTCCTACTAGGTAGGAAACCTTCTGGTCTACTAAAATTTTATGAAAACCTGAAGGGATTTTAGAGTTGATTGCATCCTCATCAACTACTTTCCTTTCGTCCTGATATGTGTAAATATTACGTTTGTTAATGTCATTATTGACTTGATAATACTTTACACCTTCAACCATTTTAGACGTATCAAAGTTATCGTATAACTCTTTGATTTCATCTGTGGCTTTAGGAGCATTATTGTTGATATGCTCATTTAACTCTTCTGTATGTGTTTTTTGAAACATTGTTTCACCTTCTTCTATTTCAATATTCTCATGCCTTTAGATGACTTCATATCACGCTCGAATGCATAACGAGTGGCATCGATTGCATGATTTTCCTTATCCTCTAATCGTGGAATCGGATTACCATCCTTATGTGTTTGATAGTCAATATTCTCAAACTCTCGTGCAATATTCGGTGTTCGTTTAGGATCAATGCAGATGAAGTCTAAATCATCTAACCATTCCTCACCATACTGGACACTATCAGGCCCTTTCTTAGCAGCCTTTATTCGTTTAATATCATGATCGTTTTTTAACTCTGCTATGGACTTAGGTTCAGCACTATCAGCATAAATTTCATCTGATTGATACCCTTTTCGTTGTAGTTGTTTCGCAAATTCTCTATTGCTTATTTTCACACCGTAAATTTCATCGACAGCATAAATACCATTTTTCTTTTTGTCATAATGCCAACGTACAAATGCCAGCGGATCAGTAGCATACCCAAAGTCAACACCATTACGGATATTGTCAAAGGCTGCAACCATTTCATCAGTAATCGAACCTTTTTCAATTTGTAGGTTATCAAACGGCACAACACCACTCCCTATCGCTTCACCAAGATATTCCCATCTATACCGTAATTCATTGCGCTGTTTGGCTGCCTCTGCTTCCTCGATAAACTGTTTTGAGATAAAAGGGTTATCAAGGTAAGTTGACTTATGAACAAATGTGTTATCAGGCTGAAATGAACTCTCATACTTTTTGTTCACCCAGGACTGTTTACGCTTCGGTGGGTTATATGTGTAAAAAAACTTATAAAAAAGACCATTCTCAAGCTCACCACGTAGTAATGAGTTGGTAATGGTCGTTACTTCTTCTTCTGTCTTAAATTCAGCTAATTCCTCTAGCCAAGCCAGCGCAAATGGAAAGTTGGCACTCTTTAATGATTTAATTCGAGTAGGATCTTGTGCACCACGGAAAATCATGTAGTTACCACGCGGAATATAAGTTATCCGCATAGGTGACTTATTGATTTTAAAGAGATGCGAAACACCTTGCTCGTTAATGGCCCACTTCATTTGCTCAAATATAGATGTCTCAATGGTATTATCCACTTTACGTATGCCTACAGCGTTAACAGCGTATCTCATAAGCAATTGTACAATGATATGCGCTATGTCTGATGATTTACCAGAACCACGACCGCCCTTACACACAACGTTTAAAATATCGGATGCAATGGAGGCTTTCCATACCGGATGAAATGCTGGTGGTATCAATTCAGATAGTTTTTTAACCGTCATTGTTATCACCACTTATGTCATCAACAAATACAGGAGTAACATTTGCGTTAATCTCTTGTTTATCAATCCATAGGCCATGTCGTTTCCCTATTAGTTCAGCAGCTCTTATTCGCTCGGTCATCGTAGGAGGCATATTTTCTTCAATCTTTTGTACCCCAACATCTATACTTCTCAACGTTGCAGCAGTTGCATCACCGCGAAGAATAGCCGTCAATGTTTCTAATACTTCTTGCTGGTCAGCTACTCGCTCGGATTTCAATTCCTCCATGCGTTCATCTATATAAGCTTTAACGTTAGCATTTGTTAGCAATCTACTTCCATTAGCTCTCGCTGTCGCTTCTTTCTTAACATTAGGATACGCCTTCAAATATGCATCTGTAGCATTTCCTAGTTCAATATAATAATCAGCAAACGCTTGTTGCTTTACTGTTAATTTACGTTCAATCAATGGCATCACCCCCATTATGCTAGTTGCTTTATAAATACTAAAAAGCCACACCTTGTTAGATGTGACCTTATTTTTTATTTATCAAGAATACTTTATTTCCTAATTTTTTCACTTGAACGTGCGATTTATTATTTATTTTATCTGCACCCTTCTTGGAAATTATAATTTTTTTATTCTCATCTTGATAAACGTTAAATCCTGTAAATTTAAAAAGAACGTTCAGATAGAATTGGTTCTCACTTACATAAAAAACTCCCATAACCACAAATAAAATCAAATTAACAATTATTGAATTAATATCATTCTCTTTAAGCGTAGTAAGGGGGACAATATACGTAATGAAGTAGGATAAAATTTCGCTATTAGCACTTTCTACGCTTCCAAAGTTTTCTTCTCTGTTCATTTTGCAAAATAAAAAATACAAGAAAGATACGATTGATACAACTATTAGCCCCATCAAAACAGAATATGCTATTCTGTGATCGACTATATTAGACTTTAAACTTTTATCGAAATCAGAAAATTGTACCATTAAAATAATATATAAGGGTAAAAAAGATGAAATGAACAGAAGACCTTTATAGGCGTTAGTTAACATTACTTCTCACCCTTTCCCCATTTAAGGCTTAATTATTATAATCATCGACACCCTTCCTATTTGCTAAGACTGTTTTATAATATGCGTCTCTTATCAACATGGTGATATCACTTAGTTGTTCTCGGCCCTCATAAATAATTTTATTACTACTTTCATCAAAATTAATGTTGAGGTCAAACTCTTCGATTACTTCAGGTACATTTTCGTAGTTTGCCTGAAATAATTGGAGGATAGCCGGATTATAATGTATTTTAGTTAACCTTCTAGTCACCCTCGCATCTTCTAAAGAATCATCAACAAATTCCTCAAAATTATCAAAAACGTTAAAGCCTCTAAGTTCTTCTAAAACCAATTGTGCATTTTCTGCAAATTTCTCTCTTAAGTTGAAAATACGCTCAGCTGAAATATGCGCAAAAAATGCAATCTCATCCTCATAAGCTATTGCGTCTATAAAATTATCAACTCCGATTAACTCTGAGTCTAAAACATCATACTCATTACGGATTTTTTGTAACCAAAATCCTTTTCTAAGTTTTTTCATTTTTGTATTTCTTCTAAAAAGATATAAGTATTTAACATCTTCGTTATCGTTATTTATGCGTAACCTATGGATTAAAAAACTTATATCCTCTATAGGTAATTCCTCTTGAACAACATTTTCAAACAGATCGATTACTTCATGGAAATTCCCAGTGTATTCTTGTGGACACACTGAAAAGGTACCAGGTTCCTGTCCACTAGGGTTAAAGTCCGCTGGTATCAATTCATCCTTTATAAAGCCTCTTACGGTATTTAAAAAAATGTCCATTAGTTTCTCTTGAACCTCATTTGAAACTGTTGGATTAAATGCTTCATAGTTTAGCCCTCTTTTACTGACAAACAAAACTGAAAGTCTCCCTTGAGGGTCAGGATGAGCCTCAATAATATTTTCAACATCTCTAAGATTCATAATTATATCCCCCTAAATTATCGACAATTTTATACAAAATTATACGCGATATTCCAAAGGAATCAACCAAATGCACTACAGAACTTACGTTCTCATTCTACCATATCATAATTGTGTAAGTAAACAGTAAGTTGAAAAAGCACTGATCAAGGGGAGATCAGTGCTTTTAATAAATTGTCGATACTAGCATATTAACACGGTCGTATTGCCCTTGGGAATGTCCTTAAATTGCCCTTACTCAATTTTTAGTCCGTACACCCCAAATAAAAGAGTCGCAAGTCTTTCTGCTGCTGTATCTATCAACTTATACACCGTACGATTATTTATTTCGTACTCATCTGCAATTATTGGTATTTGTAAACCTTCTACAAATCTCTTATGCAAAATTTCATAGTGTTTAGTTTCTTCACGTTCACAAATATAGGCTAGTGCATCCATAGCTCTATCCAAGTGCTTCACCATTTCCACTGTGCGCTCTGTTGTTGCTCTTACAGATTCAACGATATCTTTTTCATTCAAAATCAATTTTTGAATTGGTGTTTCTGGCTCTGCATCCTCCTTCACATCTTCGACGTATTTTCGGAAGGTGTGGTAATGCTTCAACAGCAGCTTTGTATTGTAAAGGCGCTTATCCTTTTCGCGTTGCAGTTCTTCTTCTTTCTGGGCATTGAACACTTCAATAGCCTTCAACGTTGCAATTTGCGTTACCTCTTCGATTAATTTAGCTTGTTTCATGTTCATCACATCACTTTCTTTTCGTTTCTGCGTACACATCTTCTAGCCACGAAAAAAGCATAACCATTTGTTTCTGCACTAATTTATTGTTATTGTACTTGTTCGCTATTTCGCCCATGGACCCAGAAACCCAATTCCAAAATTCAGTGCTATCCATTCCATGCTGCACAGCTACCTGATTTACTTGCATGATCCAATTGGCAATTTCTTCATAAAAAGCTTTATAGTCCATCAAATCTCCTCGATTCGAATATAAATACCAGGGATCCTTGCCCAGAACTTTTCAACAATCTCTGAAACTACTAAAGCATCATCTTTCCAGTAGCCCACGTCAGTCATGCAATCCTTAAGCAACTTTTGTAAGTTATCTGTATCAGGTCTTGTGTATTTGTATTCACCGTCCTGATGCTTGCCGGTTATCGGGAAACACCATTTCGCCATTAGCCTAATAGATTTGTCGTATTTATTTTTCGGAACATGCTGCCCTAAATAAGCCATTAACTTAGCACGTGCTGCTTTTAACTCCGCTGGCTCATAGAATACAGGTTTACCGTCACGAACCATTACCTGTTTTTGCTGATGGGTTGTTGTCGGTGGAATCATTGGCATGAAAAATTCAGTCAACATTATATTCAACCCCTGTCCATACACCGGTTGCAGGATTGTACTCAACATCATCTGAATTTTTAATATTGTTCCAAAGGTAATTCAAAATCTCTGGCTGTTTAATCAGCCAATTAATAACCTCACTATTTCTAATATCAAACACCTCTCCTGGTAATGTGTGATATGAGGGAGGTAAATTTCTAGCTACCTCTAAATTTTTGCTTCTCTTTTTGTACGCCATTTTATTCCGTCCCCTTTTTTTATTTTTAAAAATTTTGCATTGTCGTAGGATGAGAAAAATGGTGTGGCGGGCTGTGCTTAAGCCCACCACTTTTTTTCTCTACGACCTACGGGAGGGAAACCCATTTTTATATATTTATATATATAGCACTTTCCCTTCCCTCGGAAATTTTCGAAAATTATCGAGTTTTTCCCTCACAAGGAAAGTAGGGAAACTGTCGATAATTTCCCTTACAGAGAAACGTTTCCCTTCGAGTTTTTCCTTTGTGAAGGAAACTGTTTCCGTTCGAGAATTTCCCTCGTCATTTTCTACCTACATCTCCTTCAGCTACCCAAAAACCGCCATGCTCTTTAATACGATTTCTTACTGTTTTTTCTGAGATGCCCATGTATTCAGCTAAAGCACTAACTGTAATTTTTTCATCAATCCCACATGCTTCGTAAGCAGATTCAAGTGCTTCGATACGTTCTTGTTTTGCTTGCTGAGGTGATTTCTTATTACCTTTATCGAAATTCTTTTTCCATGTTGGTGTGTTTCCATCATCTAGCTTAATGTCCTTAAGTATCCCCGTTTCATCAACTCTGTGTACCGGATACTGGAACCACATATTAACGGCTTCAAACTTTGGATATTCACGCAACGTTCCTTCTACACGCCAAGCTGAACGCATTGAGATAATCTTCATAGCATTCGCAATCTCAACCTCAGCTTGAGCAGCAACTTCTGAAGTTAATGCACGTTTAGCATGATTGTACATTTGAGATAAGCTTTGCTCATCATCTGGACCTATATGTTCATCGTAATAGTTGAAATTAGTCTGTTTAATAGCATTTGTATATATGTCAGCAGTTACCTTAGCTTCTTGTTGTTTAATAAGTTCATCTGTTAAATCTAACTCTACTAAGTCAATTAAGGCATCTGGATCACGTGCGAATACTCCTGAACCCGAAGCACGATCCATTGACTTTTTGTTACCTTGTCCACCTTTTGAGTGATGGTGACAGTAAATAACGCTACTACCTAATTCAGTAGCAATTTTATCGAATTGATTGGTAAAGTGAGCCATCTGGTCAGCGCTGTTTTCATCCCCTGTTAACACCTTGTAAATCGGGTCAATGATGACAGCAATGTAGCCCTTTTTTTGAGCTCTACGAATCAACTTTGGAGCAAGCTTGTCCATTGGTACTGTCTTGCCTCGTAAATTCCAAATATCAATATTGTTAAAGTTTTTTGCAGGTAATCTTAATGCTTGATATACGTCTTTAAATCGATGTAATGCACTTGCTCTATCTAATTCTAAGTTGACATATAATACTTTCCCTTGGGTGCACGGCCAACCTAACCATTTAGAACCTTCCGCAATCGCTATTGATAACCCGATTAGCGCAAAAGATTTACCAGCTTTCGATGGTCCAGCAATTAACATTTTGTGACCTTGTCTAAGCACTCCGTCTATTAATGGAGGTGCTAAATCCGGAAGATTATCAAATACATCTTCTAAGCTTTCTATTTCAGGAAGGTCATCGTTTAAATCCTCAATCCATTCATGCCATTCATCCCAGTCGGCCTTACCAATATTGGTATCGATTATAAATTGCTTTTTGCCGTTCCGGACAATCCCTGGCAACCTACTTAACCGTGATGGATTTCGATTTTGGTTATCGATGTTTAATCCGTTTTTCTTACAGACGTTATACAGGTAATCAACGCGTTTGCGATATTCTTCATAGTTAGGAGCATCAACTCGAACAATTGCATGGATACTTCGTTTCCCACTGTGGACCATAATAGCAATGGGTAATTCTAATTCACGCATAATAGCGTTTTGCTTTTCAATCTCCATGTTGTCCGATTCAACTAATGCATAACGGAAATCAGAGACGTTATCGTTTTTTACACCTTTTCCGTCCAAAGGATTGAAACGAATCCATGCACCAGCCTCTTCTTTGTAGTCCCCGATGATTGAGCCGATATCCCCATCACATTTATTTAGTAATTCAATTAATTGTCCAGCTGTACGATCGTACGCCCCTGAAGTAGGTTTATAAATCGTATCACCTGTTTTTTCATCCATTAATTGATATGTTTCAGTTACATAGCCAACATTTTCAGTAGATTGAAAGAGTGTTTCCAAATAGCGAGTAATCTCACGAACCGGATTCCATACTACAGGTTCATGAATCTCTCGACCTTCAATCCAGTTTTTATCGATAATTTTATAATCGTCTACACTAATTTCGTCGTTCCAATCCAGCTCGTGAGCATCTAAATCATTAGACGATTTAGGTAGCCAACCACCATCTTTTGCCATCTGTGTGATAGTTGCCCCTGTTATCCCACTACCTTCGAACGTAGTCCATTTTTTGAAGCATTCGCCTGGTCGATAACGTGCCCCATCTCGCGTGCTCCAAGTATCCCAATCACTTGCCGTATAGCCCTCGTGTTTAAGAGCCATACCGATATTTAGCCATTCCTGATAGTCTAGACTGGATGGATCGATGTATTTTAGTAATGGGATTAAATCCATTTTATTTTCCAAGGGTCTCACCTACCTTGTTTCTTAGTTTTGAACAGAATTATTACTCATCATTGGCTCACCACCTGTAATGCTGAGTGTTTTTAAATGTACATTTTCTTCAAATTGTTCAGCTAGTTAATTCAGCTAAATTTTGAATTTTATCTAATAATTCTTGGTTTTTATTATCTTCCGCCCACTCAACTAAATCATCTAAAACTTCATTAGAAGGTCTTTCTCCTATATACACAGAAATAACTGCATTGGCTCCTTCATCCCCAAATATGTGATTTGCTTTAAAATGCGCTTGCCCCGCATTCAATGCTTTCGCTTGTCCATATAACACTTGGATTGTTTTTTTCATTAGTTTTTAACCCCTTTCACCTGAACAATATCTTTTCCAATGATCATTCATCCTCACCACGAATTAAATGCGGCTGCACTCTTGATTTAGGCAAACGTAGTAAAGTTACCACTCCAAAATCACGGAATGCATCTTCTCCTTTAATCGCATCCTCTGGAATCCATACCTCTAGTTTGATACGATGATACCCTTTGTGTTTACCTGTTTTACTTGGTGCATGTACCGAAATATTCCCAGAAGGAGGTGCTAAAACTGCAATGCTATCTGGATTGTTTTCGGTAATCTGTTCAGTTACCTTTTGAATAGTGTCTGGTGTTACGTCAAAAATTACTTTTCTCATTTAATTATTCCCCCTAATTACTAGATAATATTTGAAACACGTTCACCGAAATCTGATAGATCAATTTCTTCAGCGTATAATTCATCTGCTTCATTTTTGATTTTGTTTAGCATCTCAATATCCTTCATGAGTTCATTAAAATCAATAGGCTCTACTTTTAAATTGTTCGGATTACCAGTACCTCCCCAAAACATTTCCCCTGAACCAATGATGTAACATTCGCAAATTCCTTTTTCGTTACGGTACTCACTTTTAAATCCGTAAGTATCACCTCTTTTGAACATTTTCCCTGGCTGTAATTCGCCTAATTTAATTTGTTCTGGCATTATCTTTCTCCTCTCTAAATAAACCGTTTATTAAACTAATTCTGAACTAATATCGATGTTGAATAAGTCCATCTGTTTCCAACTCTCTCGAGGTAATTCCTTTATATTTTCTGTGCCAAACTCTTTTAAGTTTGTAAACCATTGAATGGGATACCTTCCTCTTACCTTTTGGAGCTTTGAATCATCGTAAAAATAGCAATCTTGCTCGTTTGCATAACAACCTTCAGTAGATGTGATGTAATACTTACCTAATGGAGCATAAGCGCCTTTACTTTTCCAAATCAGTTCTGCCTCGTATACCTTTCCTGATTTCAATACTGGCAACTTATCTGGTCTTTTTAGTTCTTGCACCATTACATCCTCTTCTACTATGATTTCAAAACGACTTTTTTGATAGGTACCAAAATGAGCACCTGGATGCGGAAATCTGCTTACGTTATAAGCTAATCCCCCATGTGGAAACAAATAGTATATTTCACCTTCCACAAGGTTTGATTTATCTGGAGCTTGTATACAGCGTCCTTGCATCTATAACACCTCCACTAAACTATTCCCCACGATAGGTGCTTGGAATAACGCCTTCAGGAATCCTCCATCCATTAGCAGCAATACGATCAATTAGCTTTTTAGCGTCTTCAAATGGCCATGTGCCAACATGCTCAAAGCCACGTCCTTCTAAGAATCGAATTTGCTTAGGTGTTGTTAATCCCTCTTCACGACGCTTGTCCAATCGTTCAAGGAGCTTTGTTGCTTTTCCAGCGTTCTCGATTTGGTCAGGGAATATGCCAAGCTTTTCGAGTTTCTTTATTTGTTTGTCACTTGCAGGTCCCATTTCCCACCCAAATGCAGGCACATAATTGGCTAAATCTTCTGCTTGAATGCTCATTTCAAATTGCACTGGATCAACAAGTGAGCGTT
This DNA window, taken from Lysinibacillus sp. FSL M8-0337, encodes the following:
- a CDS encoding phage scaffolding protein, whose translation is MKKEDLIALGLNEEQADKVIEGYGQMVPKSRLDDKIQELKTANDTIAERDTQLKTLQTKAAGNEELQTEITRLQQENATTKAEHEAELQKRDFEHALDSALRDAKAKNVKAVRANLNLEAIKLDGDKLLGLDEQLTALKASDDYLFTPDGLAGRTPPNPPGTPPVKNPFSKDYWNLTEQGRLFREEPEKAKQLQALAGQ
- a CDS encoding phage minor head protein, yielding MNQQEINKILDELESKAEKDIEVVFNKRLKSILAQMLEMHRKFGKNGQATWTDVNKYNRFNQEMKLIAQQLNADYKAIIKLIRESEERLYIERYLMMAYLLQQSTGEEMGFKIPSVEVIQAALTNPVEFLTLPKIFEDHRDEIIRRLNIEIAQSLQAGESYTDMAIRIENAMGWTRKKAILVARTEGGRVRSQADLAVEEQASKTARLTKIWMSSLDTRVRKSHRKLDGQKADKDGYYHYGKWKSKAPRLWGVASMDIQCRCHTIFMVNGKLPEYRRGKDYMDDTYQKKLAARIDAYMSDLGLTYRQAFNKAYKQVKPPSVTVPFMSYEEWRKHFSGES
- a CDS encoding phage portal protein, which encodes MFQKTHTEELNEHINNNAPKATDEIKELYDNFDTSKMVEGVKYYQVNNDINKRNIYTYQDERKVVDEDAINSKIPSGFHKILVDQKVSYLVGEPMVFGSKSDNKQQLKLLEEIIGEQWEDTITEIVKGASNKGKEWLHVFVNEDGDFDYMVVPAENFIPIYDYSKRKRLIVGIRFYPLSEKIIKFEVYNDETVTYYEMINGELTLDANVEVNPAPHFTDAEGVSGMGWGKVPFICFSNNDEELSDLHFYKEIVDNYDLLVSDAQNTLLDMQALIFALRGYEGESLAEFMLNLKRYKAVNLDDNGGIDTIRAEVPVEAYKTQSDTLKENVFMFGQGVNPSPDIIGNAPSGVALENLYSLLDMKASMFERKATLSLREFMWFIQTYCELAKKGQFDSRDVTFTFNKLLLTNEAEIIQMARNSDGIISKATIRENHPWVKDAAQEEERMAREEKLYGKDLEPLDEDAEDET
- a CDS encoding PBSX family phage terminase large subunit, whose translation is MTVKKLSELIPPAFHPVWKASIASDILNVVCKGGRGSGKSSDIAHIIVQLLMRYAVNAVGIRKVDNTIETSIFEQMKWAINEQGVSHLFKINKSPMRITYIPRGNYMIFRGAQDPTRIKSLKSANFPFALAWLEELAEFKTEEEVTTITNSLLRGELENGLFYKFFYTYNPPKRKQSWVNKKYESSFQPDNTFVHKSTYLDNPFISKQFIEEAEAAKQRNELRYRWEYLGEAIGSGVVPFDNLQIEKGSITDEMVAAFDNIRNGVDFGYATDPLAFVRWHYDKKKNGIYAVDEIYGVKISNREFAKQLQRKGYQSDEIYADSAEPKSIAELKNDHDIKRIKAAKKGPDSVQYGEEWLDDLDFICIDPKRTPNIAREFENIDYQTHKDGNPIPRLEDKENHAIDATRYAFERDMKSSKGMRILK
- a CDS encoding terminase small subunit yields the protein MIERKLTVKQQAFADYYIELGNATDAYLKAYPNVKKEATARANGSRLLTNANVKAYIDERMEELKSERVADQQEVLETLTAILRGDATAATLRSIDVGVQKIEENMPPTMTERIRAAELIGKRHGLWIDKQEINANVTPVFVDDISGDNNDG
- a CDS encoding Kiwa anti-phage protein KwaB-like domain-containing protein; amino-acid sequence: MNLRDVENIIEAHPDPQGRLSVLFVSKRGLNYEAFNPTVSNEVQEKLMDIFLNTVRGFIKDELIPADFNPSGQEPGTFSVCPQEYTGNFHEVIDLFENVVQEELPIEDISFLIHRLRINNDNEDVKYLYLFRRNTKMKKLRKGFWLQKIRNEYDVLDSELIGVDNFIDAIAYEDEIAFFAHISAERIFNLREKFAENAQLVLEELRGFNVFDNFEEFVDDSLEDARVTRRLTKIHYNPAILQLFQANYENVPEVIEEFDLNINFDESSNKIIYEGREQLSDITMLIRDAYYKTVLANRKGVDDYNN
- a CDS encoding RusA family crossover junction endodeoxyribonuclease, with product MLTEFFMPMIPPTTTHQQKQVMVRDGKPVFYEPAELKAARAKLMAYLGQHVPKNKYDKSIRLMAKWCFPITGKHQDGEYKYTRPDTDNLQKLLKDCMTDVGYWKDDALVVSEIVEKFWARIPGIYIRIEEI
- a CDS encoding AAA family ATPase; its protein translation is MRPLENKMDLIPLLKYIDPSSLDYQEWLNIGMALKHEGYTASDWDTWSTRDGARYRPGECFKKWTTFEGSGITGATITQMAKDGGWLPKSSNDLDAHELDWNDEISVDDYKIIDKNWIEGREIHEPVVWNPVREITRYLETLFQSTENVGYVTETYQLMDEKTGDTIYKPTSGAYDRTAGQLIELLNKCDGDIGSIIGDYKEEAGAWIRFNPLDGKGVKNDNVSDFRYALVESDNMEIEKQNAIMRELELPIAIMVHSGKRSIHAIVRVDAPNYEEYRKRVDYLYNVCKKNGLNIDNQNRNPSRLSRLPGIVRNGKKQFIIDTNIGKADWDEWHEWIEDLNDDLPEIESLEDVFDNLPDLAPPLIDGVLRQGHKMLIAGPSKAGKSFALIGLSIAIAEGSKWLGWPCTQGKVLYVNLELDRASALHRFKDVYQALRLPAKNFNNIDIWNLRGKTVPMDKLAPKLIRRAQKKGYIAVIIDPIYKVLTGDENSADQMAHFTNQFDKIATELGSSVIYCHHHSKGGQGNKKSMDRASGSGVFARDPDALIDLVELDLTDELIKQQEAKVTADIYTNAIKQTNFNYYDEHIGPDDEQSLSQMYNHAKRALTSEVAAQAEVEIANAMKIISMRSAWRVEGTLREYPKFEAVNMWFQYPVHRVDETGILKDIKLDDGNTPTWKKNFDKGNKKSPQQAKQERIEALESAYEACGIDEKITVSALAEYMGISEKTVRNRIKEHGGFWVAEGDVGRK